GAGTTATACTATATCATGTCTTTCCACCCATTTATGATCCCTCTATTACTTCTAGACTTAACAAACTAGGTGCATCTATTAGTACAAATAATGGTTCTCCTCCCTCttttctaaattataaattatttggACTTTTTTTTAATGGTATCTAGTAGACATAGCATATACCTAGGTGTACAACAAAAGCTATATATACATACAAAAGccgaaataacttataatttagactGTAGGTAGTACTATTTTACCCTCCATTACCTTCGGTTAAAACAAGTTATATAGGCTAAAGGTGTCGCTAAGAATAACCATAACCGCAACAAGTCTTAGCTCCAACACTAATCTCGATGAGGACAAAGAAGACATCTTAGATGCATAGTCAACCACTTATGTGTGATTTTGATGAGTGCCACTAGATCAAGGCCTTGTGAACATTTGCTGTGGGAGAGGGGGTTATCGCGCTATTGGGGATCGCGCAACCTCCTTGTTCCTCCTGGCTGTCCTCCTCCCTGCACCCCGCCCTCCACCGAAACAGAGACACCTGGAGCATCAGAGCACACGCcgcacaccaccaccaccgccactacAGCAATGGCGCGCGCCTTGGCCTGCCAACACGGTTTCCACCGTGGCGCCGCCCAACTCCACCCCCAAGGCATCCCCTCCCACCACGGCTCCCAAGGCCAAGGCCACCTGCGCCCACTGCCTCCCCGCCGGTGGCCGAGCCCGCCCACGGGAGGGagggacagagagagagagagagagcgagcggGAGGGAGAGGAAGCGGGGTCGCGACCATCGCTCACCACTACTATAGAAAGGATTTTCGTAGCGTCTCAAATGgcttttagaaaacaaaaaattgGTGTCTTTCTCAAGATTGAAACTCAAGACCTCTCTACCAGAGTACTACACACTAGTTTGTGAGTATATATAGGACGCTTTTTTTTTGTGCATCAACATTTCGTAATCTTGCATTTAATATTTTAGcccctaaatgacttcaaatgaaaaggttTCAACTTTATTATGAAATATTAAAGATGGGAAAATCACGATTAAGAGAAAAGAAGGTGCGCATGAGCGCGTGAAGCAAGCATGGCTGTTTGATTGGCATCAGCATGCATGTTTGCTAGTTCGTTGGGTCGTGGCTGGTTGGCGGGTCGTTTGGAACAAATATATAGATCGGGTTATTGAGCCATCCTATATCATGTCTTTCCATCCATTTATGATCCCTGTGTTATATATACGTTGAGGAGTTGTTGCCGCCTCACCAACTAGCTCGCTTTTTGAATACAGCATTGACCGCTGTGTGCAAGCAGAGCCCTTGGTCATTTGCTGGATTGTCGTGGAAACCCACGCTTTTACAGGCTTCCACTAGttcctattctctctctctctctctctctctctctctctctctctctctctctctctctctctctctctctctctctctcgtataAGCATTCTAAATACAGGCTTCCAACTAAATATAGACTTCTTTTGATCTTACCTAGGCCACACTCACTTTCTAGGCAAAAACTCTTAACTAGGCAAGTCATCGAGACCTACCAAACATAAACCCATAAATGGGCATTATTCCTACTTACCCGAAAATTCAAGAGAGGCTCGTTGGCAAGCATACATGTACATACATTAATTAGTAGGCAAGCTGCATTTTCATGCTCACAATAATGAATCCGCAAGCCAGAATAAGCTGTATCATAACATTTGTTTTGTAACCACTCAGAACTTTATTATATATGTACATGGCTCTCAATTCTCAGGTGGTATAAACTGTATCCACAGTAAATCAGATTCAAATAAAAGAAACTAATTCACATCACATCGCATATTCTAGTCCTGTTGTATTTATTTGCAGTGTCCAACATCTGACTGCCTCAAGACGACCCGCAGCGCAGTAATCAGCAATGGAGCCGATGGGGCAGCCTCTAAGGTTCCTTTTAGTCCATGCGGCAGGTCACAGATGGGCACTCCACCTGCAGGCAAGGTCTTTTATGCATTTTTATAATCGACAGTGCTAGACGTATGTAGTAATAATAGTAGTCTTGGAGTAGCATGCATACTTGATTGTTACTCCCTCTGTTGTTCCCTGACTTCCCTTGAAACTTCCTCCACTTTGTCCACCTCCGTTTCATCCCCTGAAACGGCATGTCTAGTCAAATAACGAGAAATTCCAAGAGCAAGAAAGGTAATCAGCATACAACATATATAGCAGCAGTATTGTGTTAATTTACCTGAAGCGTTAGCAGAGGGGCTGATGTTTGTCTTGAAGCTAAAAGGATCTCTCGTGTACTTCACATACCACTTGCTTTTAATGTTGTTGCCGTAATCATGTGCATATGCCTTAACTTGCTTGATATGGCTGAACTTGTCCCACTCAGGGCCAGATTCCCGTTTAGCTATGGAAGCCAGCAGCGGGAAGTCACAGTATATATCCAAAAGCCTTGGGTTTATGTCCGTCAAGTATCCAGGGAGTGTTTCCAGGACGGAGTCCGCCCTCAGCTCGAGCCTCTGAAGTGCAGGCAAACCCTCCAATACCTTCAACTCCGGGCACAGAAAGATCACAAGGTTCTGCAAATTTGGCAGATTGCTGATCCTCTCCAGGGCAGGACATAGACCCACAATAATTTCCAAACCAGAACCAAAGTTCTCCATAGCGCTTGGGTGCTCATGATGGTGTGGTAGTAAGAACTGTGGCCCAACACGCTTGATGGCTGGGGCGCTTTTAATCTTTAGGAACTCCAAGCTGGGGAGCTGCCACAAGCCATCAGGTAGCTCTGTGCAATAAGGCAAGTCATCCATCACTAGATTCCTCGAGCTTCCAAGGGACAAAATTGTTGTCGTTATCATCCACTTTGGAAGTCGTTGACCAAAGTACCCTTCGATTGCTAGAGTTTCTAAGCAAGGTGGAGGGCAGAGCTCATCAAACACCTTCTCGATTTGTTGCTGCTCTTCCTGTTTCACCAACCGGTGAGCACCTCCACTTCTACTAGTGCACTGTAAGTACAGATCGCTGAGGCACACCTTTTCACCAAGCCTGGCTTTTATAGCAAATGAGGAAGAAGATACATTCTCTAGGCCCTCAAATTAGTTAGGCCGCCGAAACCCCTGCGTATATTTTTTATACCTGAGGCACCAAGGCTTAGATACCTCAGCTGCTGTAACTTTCCAATGCCACAAGGAAGCTTCACCAAACTTCTACAATGAGAAAGGTCAATGCATTGTAAGAATTTCATCTTGGCTATTTTTTCTGGCAGCCTAGATGTGTCAGTGCCATCTAGACACaaatacctcaagtgtttgagttGGACCAAAGATTTAGACAATGCATCAAAATTTGCTTGTTCTATATGTAGGGTCCGCAAACATGGAAAACATGACAGTGAATCACCTGGGTTGATCTTTATTTTCCCAACTAAAATTAGTGTTCGTAGTGATATATGTGCTTGCAGGGAACTCCATGCTAGCTTATTTGACTCTGATACTTTGTTTTCTAGTGATAACCGAATAATATTTTCTGGAATGCTATTAATGGTTGGGCCAGCTTCACTTTTCTGAGTTACCAGTGCTTCAACTCTAGTCAAATACTGAGCAAATGAACGAACAATATCATGAATATTGCAAACTCCATGGTCCACATACCTTGGATCTGGCTCTAGAAGGTTCCTAGCTATTAATTGGTCATAGTATTCTTTTCCTAATACTTCTAAATCTTTTGAGTTTCCATGAACAAATCCTTCACTAATCCACATGGCAACAACTTGCTCATCCCAGAAAACTGTGCTCTTGGGGAGGAGGGTGTAGTGCAGAAAGCAAGACTTCAACCCAGGTTGCAAATCTTGATAGCTAAGGTTTGTATAGTTTAGCTCCAGGCATTTGGGATACTGACCATGTAGAATCATTTAGGATTTTTGTCCAGTCGCTTCGCCTAGTTTTTTTTTTGGCGGAGAAGGCCTCCTATTACTTTGACAGCGAGAGGCAAACCATCACATTTTGCTACAATCAACATTCCAATGTCCTTCAATGCATCAACCTTTGGTTCGTCATTGTTTTTGTTTCCGACCACCTGCAGCAGCAACTTAAGCTTGTTAATTGAATGGAATATGTAGATATAAATACACTTGGTCATTTAATTGGAAGGAAAATCAAGTGCTAGTAAACGATACTGTGTGCAGAGGTAAAATTCACATGCGA
This sequence is a window from Miscanthus floridulus cultivar M001 chromosome 10, ASM1932011v1, whole genome shotgun sequence. Protein-coding genes within it:
- the LOC136488204 gene encoding uncharacterized protein; translated protein: MRLRWSQMASTFYQEDHPYRVPHPGRYPLMVGPIVGTTRLTKVLMDGGSGLNILYASTLDKMGIPQRSLRPSKEPLTFEVVNLPSIYHALLHRSCFAKFMAIPNYTYLKLKMPGPKGVIIIEGSFEQAYYSEQDCVVGNKNNDEPKVDALKDIGMLIVAKCDGLPLAVKSCFLHYTLLPKSTVFWDEQVVAMWISEGFVHGNSKDLEVLGKEYYDQLIARNLLEPDPRYVDHGVCNIHDIVRSFAQYLTRVEALKFGEASLWHWKVTAAEVSKPWCLRLGEKVCLSDLYLQCTSRSGGAHRLVKQEEQQQIEKVFDELCPPPCLETLAIEGYFGQRLPKWMITTTILSLGSSRNLVMDDLPYCTELPDGLWQLPSLEFLKIKSAPAIKRVGPQFLLPHHHEHPSAMENFGSGLEIIVGLCPALERISNLPNLQNLVIFLCPELKVLEGLPALQRLELRADSVLETLPGYLTDINPRLLDIYCDFPLLASIAKRESGPEWDKFSHIKQVKAYAHDYGNNIKSKWYVKYTRDPFSFKTNISPSANASGDETEVDKVEEVSREVREQQRE